The Xiphophorus couchianus chromosome 14, X_couchianus-1.0, whole genome shotgun sequence genome includes a region encoding these proteins:
- the LOC114156946 gene encoding cyclin-dependent kinase-like 2 isoform X1, producing MERYESLGPVGEGSYGTVLKCRHRHSGRLVAIKKFMDSEDDEAVKKIALREIKLLRQLRHDNLVNLLEVWKRRRRWYLVFEFVDRTLLDELQQCSSRLNLNTCRQYLFQVLRAVNFCHQQDVIHRDIKPENILISQEGVVKLCDFGFARTIASPSEGGVYTDYVATRWYRAPELLVGDIKYGKPVDVWALGCVLIEMLTAQPLFPGDSDLDQIYHIVRCFGNLTAHHQELFYRNPVFSGVKLPECSKIVPLQQRFSKVPPTALDLAQKCLEMDPKIRAQCSDLLEHLLFTQDSFNIRNLVKPICYGHGRQDQQFGLNQATRSFTLQAREKSFVSERSKNIVHFPDVRNSLLLSGKEAKQSKGVTKEQRTEKTPVSLSPPSEGQYGQNFNTNAPKQME from the exons ATGGAGCGTTACGAGTCTCTGGGTCCCGTCGGGGAGGGCAGTTACGGCACCGTGCTCAAGTGCCGTCATCGACACTCCGGTCGCTTGGTCGCCATCAAGAAATTCATGGACTCGGAAGATGATGAGGCAGTGAAGAAGATCGCCCTCAGGGAAATCAAGCTGCTCAGG CAACTGCGTCACGACAATCTGGTGAACCTCCTGGAGGTGTGGAAGCGCCGTCGTCGCTGGTACCTGGTGTTTGAGTTCGTGGACCGGACGCTTCTAGATGAACTGCAGCAGTGCTCAAGCAGATTGAACCTTAACACCTGTCGGCAGTACTTATTCCAGGTCCTTAGAGCTGTCAACTTTTGTCATCAGCAAGAT GTCATCCATCGTGACATCAAACCTGAGAACATCCTCATCTCTCAAGAGGGTGTGGTCAAACTGTGTGATTTTGGCTTTGCCCGAACCATTGCATCGCCCTCTGAAGGTGGTGTGTATACCGACTACGTAGCCACTCGTTGGTACAGAGCTCCCGAACTGCTTGTAGGGGACATCAAGTATGGAAA ACCGGTAGATGTTTGGGCGCTGGGTTGTGTGTTAATAGAAATGCTGACCGCACAACCTCTGTTTCCCGGAGACTCCGACCTTGACCAGATATACCACATTGTCAGATGTTTTG GTAACTTGACGGCTCATCACCAGGAGttattttacagaaatccaGTCTTTTCTGGAGTTAAACTACCTGAATGTTCAAAAATTGTCCCACTGCAACAACGCTTCTCCAAAGTTCCACCAACTGCCCTTGATCTGGCACAG AAATGTCTAGAGATGGACCCAAAAATACGAGCTCAGTGTTCAGACCTGTTAGAGCATCTTCTGTTTACTCAAGACTCTTTCAACATCAG GAATTTAGTTAAACCAATATGTTATGGTCATGGTCGACAGGACCAACAGTTTGGACTGAACCAGGCCACAAGGTCCTTCACCTTGCAG GCCCGAGAAAAGAGTTTTGTAAGTGAAAGGTCTAAAAACATCGTCCATTTCCCAGATGTAAGAAACTCCCTGTTGCTCAGTGGAAAAGAAG CTAAACAGAGCAAAGGTGTTACCAAGGAACAGAGGACAGAAAAGACTCCAGTCTCACTCAGTCCACCATCAGAAGGACAATATGgacaaaacttcaacacaaatgCGCCAAAACAGATGGAGTAA
- the LOC114156946 gene encoding cyclin-dependent kinase-like 2 isoform X2, producing the protein MERYESLGPVGEGSYGTVLKCRHRHSGRLVAIKKFMDSEDDEAVKKIALREIKLLRQLRHDNLVNLLEVWKRRRRWYLVFEFVDRTLLDELQQCSSRLNLNTCRQYLFQVLRAVNFCHQQDVIHRDIKPENILISQEGVVKLCDFGFARTIASPSEGGVYTDYVATRWYRAPELLVGDIKYGKPVDVWALGCVLIEMLTAQPLFPGDSDLDQIYHIVRCFGNLTAHHQELFYRNPVFSGVKLPECSKIVPLQQRFSKVPPTALDLAQKCLEMDPKIRAQCSDLLEHLLFTQDSFNIRNLVKPICYGHGRQDQQFGLNQATRSFTLQAREKSFVSERSKNIVHFPDVRNSLLLSGKEAKNKTFSERKAIKTTLSESALTRDPVVAVNFEEKQEENDG; encoded by the exons ATGGAGCGTTACGAGTCTCTGGGTCCCGTCGGGGAGGGCAGTTACGGCACCGTGCTCAAGTGCCGTCATCGACACTCCGGTCGCTTGGTCGCCATCAAGAAATTCATGGACTCGGAAGATGATGAGGCAGTGAAGAAGATCGCCCTCAGGGAAATCAAGCTGCTCAGG CAACTGCGTCACGACAATCTGGTGAACCTCCTGGAGGTGTGGAAGCGCCGTCGTCGCTGGTACCTGGTGTTTGAGTTCGTGGACCGGACGCTTCTAGATGAACTGCAGCAGTGCTCAAGCAGATTGAACCTTAACACCTGTCGGCAGTACTTATTCCAGGTCCTTAGAGCTGTCAACTTTTGTCATCAGCAAGAT GTCATCCATCGTGACATCAAACCTGAGAACATCCTCATCTCTCAAGAGGGTGTGGTCAAACTGTGTGATTTTGGCTTTGCCCGAACCATTGCATCGCCCTCTGAAGGTGGTGTGTATACCGACTACGTAGCCACTCGTTGGTACAGAGCTCCCGAACTGCTTGTAGGGGACATCAAGTATGGAAA ACCGGTAGATGTTTGGGCGCTGGGTTGTGTGTTAATAGAAATGCTGACCGCACAACCTCTGTTTCCCGGAGACTCCGACCTTGACCAGATATACCACATTGTCAGATGTTTTG GTAACTTGACGGCTCATCACCAGGAGttattttacagaaatccaGTCTTTTCTGGAGTTAAACTACCTGAATGTTCAAAAATTGTCCCACTGCAACAACGCTTCTCCAAAGTTCCACCAACTGCCCTTGATCTGGCACAG AAATGTCTAGAGATGGACCCAAAAATACGAGCTCAGTGTTCAGACCTGTTAGAGCATCTTCTGTTTACTCAAGACTCTTTCAACATCAG GAATTTAGTTAAACCAATATGTTATGGTCATGGTCGACAGGACCAACAGTTTGGACTGAACCAGGCCACAAGGTCCTTCACCTTGCAG GCCCGAGAAAAGAGTTTTGTAAGTGAAAGGTCTAAAAACATCGTCCATTTCCCAGATGTAAGAAACTCCCTGTTGCTCAGTGGAAAAGAAG ctaaaaacaaaacattttctgagagAAAAGCTATTAAAACAACGCTGAGTGAATCTGCACTCACCCGGGATCCAGTTGTTGCTGTGAACTTTGAggaaaaacaggaggaaaatgATGGATGA
- the LOC114156946 gene encoding uncharacterized protein LOC114156946 isoform X3, with protein sequence MTETPTKPIWLAQDSDGEPDSSEHYFSNWQNNMIAAEEKVTSTLVPNENLPVEKALTLSVQENQEDSAISVSISSTANALMNKALMLPERSPIDKRNNSSQEFKFDAKSLNIFHLNQNPTMSQLFGDHTRFSVNPKNQKTAFTPDGRKKSNKLEGNNTNMSSDLTSVMSMDHKALTRSLILHERDSTDTDEFNHSVARSCTPSPPPAPATNLLHLPSSSRTLTPSIFVSSANRPAASDHLQGGSYHTGTNSLWNLVKPICYGHGRQDQQFGLNQATRSFTLQAREKSFVSERSKNIVHFPDVRNSLLLSGKEAKQSKGVTKEQRTEKTPVSLSPPSEGQYGQNFNTNAPKQME encoded by the exons ATGACAGAAACTCCAACTAAACCTATTTGGTTGGCCCAAGATTCAGATGGAGAACCTGATTCATCAGagcattatttttctaattggCAAAACAACATGattgcagcagaagaaaaagttaCCTCAACGCTTGTGCCAAATGAAAACTTACCAGTGGAAAAAGCTCTGACATTGTCAGTGCAAGAGAACCAAGAGGATTCAGCTATTTCTGTGTCCATTAGTTCAACAGCTAATGCCTTAATGAATAAAGCCTTAATGCTTCCTGAAAGGTCACCTATTGACAAAAGGAACAATAGCAGTCAGGAGTTCAAATTTGATGCAAagtctttgaacatttttcacctTAATCAGAACCCAACAATGTCTCAATTGTTTGGTGATCACACAAGGTTCTCAGTGAACCCCAAGAAtcaaaaaactgcatttactccagatggaaggaagaaaagcaacaagctagaaggaaacaacacaaatatgTCCTCTGATTTGACTTCAGTCATGTCTATGGATCACAAAGCTTTGACGAGAAGTCTTATCCTTCACGAAAGGGACTCTACAGACACTGATGAATTTAATCACAGTGTAGCCCGATCATGTacaccttctcctcctcctgcaccTGCTACCAATCTCCTTCACCTCCCTTCATCTTCCAGAACCCTTACCCCTTCCATCTTTGTCTCCAGTGCCAACAGGCCTGCTGCCAGCGATCACCTTCAGGGAGGAAGTTATCATACCGGGACCAACAGTCTTTG GAATTTAGTTAAACCAATATGTTATGGTCATGGTCGACAGGACCAACAGTTTGGACTGAACCAGGCCACAAGGTCCTTCACCTTGCAG GCCCGAGAAAAGAGTTTTGTAAGTGAAAGGTCTAAAAACATCGTCCATTTCCCAGATGTAAGAAACTCCCTGTTGCTCAGTGGAAAAGAAG CTAAACAGAGCAAAGGTGTTACCAAGGAACAGAGGACAGAAAAGACTCCAGTCTCACTCAGTCCACCATCAGAAGGACAATATGgacaaaacttcaacacaaatgCGCCAAAACAGATGGAGTAA